In Pleurocapsa sp. PCC 7319, the following are encoded in one genomic region:
- a CDS encoding N-acetyltransferase — protein MNVQHFNKIQILEELSLNALPSLQQILYDGWILRFAEGYTKRANSVTPLYPSSEDLTQKIYRCEQVYQSFNLKPIFRLTNISQSRTLDQTLEKLGYQKYCNISVQVKTITAGNALHNDYLTIRRGDRSVTLNNELSEEWLDHFVHAASLPIQHWETLSTILQIIPTQTCYAWLKYRYQFCSCGLGVLENNYLGLFFIITAKKQRRKGHAEQLISTLLNWGQSKGATHAYVQVEAKNLKAINLYNKLGFTEVYQYFYRTKA, from the coding sequence GTGAACGTTCAACATTTTAATAAAATTCAGATTTTAGAAGAATTATCTCTCAATGCCTTACCATCTCTACAACAAATTTTGTACGATGGCTGGATTTTACGCTTTGCTGAGGGATACACTAAACGAGCTAATTCAGTTACTCCTCTATATCCTAGTTCAGAGGATCTAACCCAGAAAATCTACCGCTGCGAGCAGGTCTACCAGAGTTTTAACCTCAAACCAATTTTTCGACTGACAAACATTTCCCAATCAAGAACTTTAGATCAAACTTTAGAAAAATTAGGATATCAAAAATACTGTAATATTAGCGTTCAAGTTAAGACTATAACCGCCGGCAATGCATTACACAATGATTACCTAACGATTAGACGTGGCGATCGCTCGGTTACTCTGAATAATGAATTATCCGAAGAGTGGCTAGATCATTTTGTTCATGCCGCCAGTCTACCAATACAGCATTGGGAAACTCTCTCTACTATATTGCAGATTATTCCTACTCAAACTTGTTACGCTTGGTTGAAATATAGATATCAATTTTGTAGTTGTGGCTTAGGGGTTTTAGAAAATAATTATTTAGGACTTTTTTTTATTATTACTGCGAAAAAACAACGTCGTAAAGGACACGCTGAGCAACTAATCTCAACTCTGTTGAATTGGGGACAAAGTAAAGGGGCTACTCACGCCTATGTTCAAGTAGAAGCCAAGAATCTAAAGGCAATAAATTTATACAATAAATTAGGATTTACAGAAGTTTACCAGTATTTTTACCGCACTAAAGCATGA
- a CDS encoding antibiotic biosynthesis monooxygenase, translated as MANLSLDNSLTTVIIIFTVKPEQQLELIDAIKEFLETVKTQPGFVSANLHKSTDGVKVANYAQWKNIETFEAFRSNQDIQTKAAKLFEFDTPDSHVYEIVTSESKVGTPEIKTGEYVVHFAEFSMQPENQPKMVELAKEHIKPAMEQPGLLSATFHRSLDGTRVINYGQWENQQAIEELVKKPGFSKAAPYWEGIADNEYHLYEVVHTVHS; from the coding sequence ATGGCTAATCTCTCTTTGGATAACAGTTTAACCACCGTAATTATTATTTTTACGGTTAAACCTGAACAACAGTTAGAACTTATTGACGCAATTAAAGAATTTCTCGAAACCGTCAAAACTCAACCAGGCTTTGTTTCAGCTAATCTACATAAAAGTACTGACGGAGTAAAAGTTGCCAACTACGCTCAGTGGAAAAATATAGAGACTTTCGAAGCTTTTAGAAGTAACCAAGATATACAGACAAAAGCTGCTAAACTATTTGAATTTGATACTCCAGATTCCCATGTCTACGAAATAGTTACTTCAGAATCTAAAGTCGGAACCCCTGAGATAAAAACAGGAGAATATGTTGTCCACTTTGCTGAATTTAGTATGCAACCTGAAAATCAACCTAAAATGGTTGAACTAGCCAAAGAACACATCAAACCAGCAATGGAACAACCTGGTTTGCTCTCCGCCACTTTTCACCGCAGCTTAGATGGTACTCGCGTAATTAACTATGGACAGTGGGAAAATCAACAAGCTATTGAAGAACTAGTTAAAAAGCCAGGCTTTAGTAAAGCAGCACCCTACTGGGAAGGCATCGCCGACAACGAATATCACCTCTACGAAGTAGTTCATACCGTTCACTCCTAA
- a CDS encoding DUF1816 domain-containing protein, which produces MKLDYKIAEILDSLVFQTPKTPYWIEIKTQNPECIYYFGHFDSSLAAKFMQNGYIKDLIEEEAIVESVELKQCQPQQLTIAKT; this is translated from the coding sequence ATGAAACTCGATTATAAAATAGCCGAAATACTCGATTCATTAGTTTTTCAAACCCCAAAAACACCATATTGGATTGAAATCAAAACTCAGAATCCTGAGTGTATTTATTATTTTGGGCATTTCGATAGTTCTTTGGCAGCAAAGTTCATGCAGAATGGTTACATCAAGGATCTAATTGAAGAAGAGGCAATAGTGGAAAGTGTAGAATTAAAACAATGTCAGCCTCAGCAGTTAACTATTGCCAAAACATAA
- a CDS encoding response regulator yields MAKPTILTIDDDLEVLQAIARDLRKQYGDRFRIVRANSGASAIETLEQLKVRNETVALFLTDQRMPEMNGVEFVEKAAPMFPEAKKVLLTAYADTDAAIRAINTARLDYYLLKPWDPPEEKLYPVLDDLLEDWLAVYRPTFEGIRVIGDRWSPCSHNVKDFLARNQIPYQWMDVEVEPEANKLIEYVAHNSTQPKLPLVLFANGDKLEQPSNLEVAEKIGLQTQAEKPFYDLVIVGGGPAGLAAAVYGASEGLSTVMIERSAPGGQAGSSSRIENYLGFPVGLSGDDLARRGVTQAKRFGVEILTPQEVVGVKVDDPYRIVKLADGSEINCHALLLATGVYWRRLTLPGCDRLTGRGIYYGAAKTEALSCQDEHIYLVGGANSAGQAAMYFSKYAAQVTMLVRGESLTKSMSQYLIDQIDATDNIKVLTHTEVTAVHGENSLTGLTLLQNQTGKTEQVETNSLFIFIGAKPETDWLDGIVAKDQRGFIYAGADLKKSTDFRGWNRDREPFLLETSVPGIFVAGDVRHNSVKRVASGVGEGSIAIMFVHRYLAEVGA; encoded by the coding sequence ATGGCAAAACCAACGATCCTCACTATCGATGATGATTTAGAAGTATTACAAGCGATCGCGCGTGATTTGAGAAAACAATATGGCGATCGCTTTCGGATTGTGCGAGCCAACTCTGGGGCATCGGCAATTGAGACCTTAGAACAGCTGAAGGTACGAAATGAAACAGTAGCTTTGTTTCTCACTGACCAAAGAATGCCCGAAATGAATGGGGTAGAATTTGTAGAAAAAGCGGCACCGATGTTTCCCGAAGCCAAAAAGGTTTTGCTGACTGCTTATGCGGATACGGATGCGGCAATTAGAGCTATTAATACAGCTCGACTTGATTATTATCTTCTCAAGCCCTGGGATCCTCCCGAAGAAAAGTTATATCCTGTTTTAGATGATTTATTAGAAGATTGGTTAGCCGTCTATCGTCCTACATTTGAAGGCATTAGAGTTATTGGCGATCGCTGGTCGCCCTGTTCCCATAATGTAAAAGACTTTTTAGCACGTAATCAAATTCCCTATCAGTGGATGGATGTGGAAGTTGAACCAGAAGCCAATAAGTTAATTGAATACGTTGCCCATAATAGCACGCAGCCTAAATTACCTTTAGTGTTATTTGCTAATGGCGATAAATTAGAACAGCCTAGCAACCTAGAAGTAGCGGAAAAGATCGGGCTACAAACTCAAGCCGAAAAACCCTTTTATGATTTGGTCATCGTCGGAGGAGGTCCCGCAGGTTTGGCGGCTGCAGTATATGGTGCCTCAGAAGGATTGAGTACAGTAATGATTGAACGTTCTGCACCAGGAGGGCAAGCCGGCTCTAGTTCTCGCATTGAAAATTATCTTGGTTTTCCAGTGGGCTTAAGTGGAGACGATCTCGCTAGAAGAGGTGTTACTCAAGCAAAAAGATTTGGAGTAGAAATCCTTACTCCCCAGGAGGTTGTCGGGGTCAAGGTAGATGATCCCTATCGGATCGTGAAACTAGCTGATGGTAGCGAAATCAACTGCCATGCTTTGTTATTGGCCACAGGGGTATATTGGCGTAGATTAACTCTCCCAGGATGCGATCGCCTAACAGGTAGGGGGATCTACTACGGTGCAGCTAAAACCGAAGCTTTGTCTTGCCAAGATGAACATATTTATTTAGTTGGTGGGGCAAATTCGGCGGGACAAGCAGCAATGTATTTTTCTAAATATGCAGCTCAGGTAACAATGCTGGTCCGTGGAGAATCTTTAACTAAAAGTATGTCTCAATATCTCATCGATCAGATTGATGCTACCGATAACATCAAAGTACTAACCCATACCGAAGTTACCGCAGTACATGGTGAAAACAGTCTGACAGGACTAACTCTGTTACAAAATCAGACAGGAAAAACCGAACAGGTAGAAACCAATTCTTTGTTTATCTTTATTGGAGCCAAACCCGAAACAGATTGGTTAGATGGAATAGTAGCCAAAGATCAACGGGGCTTTATCTATGCTGGAGCAGACTTGAAAAAAAGCACAGATTTTCGCGGTTGGAATCGCGATCGCGAGCCTTTCTTATTAGAAACAAGTGTTCCCGGTATCTTTGTGGCGGGAGATGTGCGACACAACTCAGTTAAACGGGTAGCTTCTGGAGTAGGGGAAGGGTCAATCGCTATTATGTTTGTTCACCGCTACCTAGCCGAAGTTGGGGCGTAA
- a CDS encoding sensor histidine kinase KdpD, which produces MTPVEKVVKEAQSPEFQEKLATFKHIESNLISVIGYELWNPLSTIQVCLETLANESSSSVELNQILLETGIQDVKYLRQLIQDCINISQSDSTAQCDRSREIHNILEKSLEKILNVYQVTGFSYLVPKNDKDSSSNECPGEVLEHINSNFIAIVGHELRTPLCTIQVCLESLSNELEASDECEEYKQKMLEIALNDFERLRQLIKDFFILARLKQGQVYYRQEYVEVQALLELALTSLKNQKYDHPLPKIDIELPFYLPRIKTDGDRLVEAITKVLDNACKFNQPQGEIKIQVKLLNQNTEQISNLSISENKSFLEVIISDTGRGIAPNNLNAIFNCFYQEENALKRTVNGVGIGLTICYQIIQSLGGKIWANSAGKEQGSSIHFTVPVTM; this is translated from the coding sequence TTGACTCCAGTCGAAAAAGTCGTAAAAGAAGCTCAAAGTCCTGAATTTCAGGAGAAGTTAGCAACTTTCAAACACATAGAAAGTAATCTAATTAGCGTTATCGGTTACGAGCTATGGAATCCTTTATCGACGATCCAAGTTTGCTTAGAAACTTTGGCTAATGAGTCATCAAGTTCCGTGGAGTTAAATCAAATACTTCTGGAAACTGGTATACAAGATGTCAAATACTTGCGACAGTTAATTCAGGATTGTATTAATATTTCTCAGTCTGATTCAACAGCACAATGCGATCGCTCTAGAGAAATACACAATATTCTAGAAAAATCTTTAGAAAAAATTTTAAATGTATATCAGGTAACGGGTTTTTCCTATCTAGTGCCAAAAAACGACAAAGACTCAAGTTCAAATGAATGCCCTGGAGAAGTTCTAGAACATATTAATAGTAATTTCATTGCTATTGTTGGTCATGAATTAAGAACTCCTTTATGTACGATTCAAGTCTGCCTAGAAAGCTTAAGCAATGAATTAGAAGCATCTGATGAGTGCGAAGAGTACAAGCAAAAAATGTTAGAAATTGCTTTAAACGACTTTGAAAGGTTGAGGCAATTAATCAAAGATTTCTTTATCCTAGCGCGATTAAAACAAGGTCAAGTATACTATCGTCAGGAATATGTTGAAGTTCAAGCTCTTCTGGAATTAGCTTTAACTAGTTTAAAAAATCAAAAATACGATCATCCCTTACCAAAAATTGATATTGAATTACCCTTTTATTTACCGCGAATAAAAACTGATGGAGATAGATTAGTAGAAGCGATAACTAAAGTTTTAGATAATGCTTGTAAATTCAATCAGCCTCAAGGAGAAATCAAAATTCAAGTTAAGCTTCTCAACCAAAATACTGAACAAATATCTAATCTATCTATCTCTGAGAATAAATCTTTTTTGGAGGTAATTATCTCTGATACTGGTCGTGGTATTGCCCCTAATAATTTGAATGCGATTTTTAATTGCTTTTATCAAGAAGAAAATGCTCTTAAGCGAACGGTTAACGGAGTAGGAATTGGCTTAACTATTTGCTATCAAATTATTCAAAGCCTAGGTGGAAAAATTTGGGCTAATTCTGCTGGTAAAGAACAGGGAAGTAGCATTCACTTTACAGTCCCTGTAACAATGTAG
- a CDS encoding GUN4 domain-containing protein — MSDNQEQIVEQLTAQLSAIQQQLSQLSSRFDNLEDNLGKLSSLPAKITQLEDDLMLLGDRYRYQNLQQYLAESNWFEADKETIRLVLSVTAKEIEELTPEDIRHFPCNDLMVIDRLWMKYSDGRFGFSPQLQTYQEVGGSLDTTIEQNQQLIETWGEKLGWRKDKRWLPCNELDFSLNAPLGCHPSRWWNSPYGSKMTNFFLGRLIACNI; from the coding sequence ATGAGTGACAATCAAGAGCAAATTGTTGAGCAACTTACGGCACAATTATCTGCAATTCAACAGCAGTTAAGCCAACTTTCCAGCCGTTTTGATAACTTAGAAGATAATCTGGGGAAGTTATCTAGTTTACCAGCCAAAATTACTCAACTAGAAGATGATTTAATGTTACTCGGCGATCGCTATCGTTATCAAAATCTTCAGCAATATTTAGCAGAGAGCAATTGGTTTGAAGCAGATAAAGAAACCATCAGATTAGTTTTATCCGTAACAGCCAAAGAGATTGAAGAGTTGACTCCGGAAGATATTAGACATTTTCCCTGTAATGATTTGATGGTGATTGATCGCCTCTGGATGAAATACAGTGATGGTCGTTTCGGTTTTAGTCCTCAATTACAAACATATCAGGAAGTTGGAGGCTCATTGGATACTACGATAGAACAAAATCAACAGCTAATAGAAACTTGGGGTGAAAAGCTGGGATGGCGTAAAGATAAACGTTGGCTTCCCTGTAATGAATTGGATTTTAGCCTCAATGCTCCACTGGGCTGTCATCCTTCTCGTTGGTGGAATTCTCCTTATGGCTCGAAAATGACCAATTTCTTTTTAGGTCGTTTAATAGCTTGCAATATCTGA
- a CDS encoding RNA-binding S4 domain-containing protein produces MKNLSQRAYIKLDQFLKLQGITQTGGEAKIIIREGQVEVNGKEEIRRGRKLVTGDRVAVAGKTHRVDLN; encoded by the coding sequence ATGAAAAACTTATCACAACGAGCATATATTAAACTCGATCAGTTTCTTAAATTGCAGGGAATTACCCAAACTGGAGGAGAAGCCAAAATTATCATTAGAGAAGGACAAGTAGAGGTAAACGGGAAAGAAGAGATTAGACGAGGGCGTAAATTAGTTACTGGCGATCGCGTTGCTGTTGCAGGAAAAACCCATAGAGTAGACTTAAACTAA